From a single Caldisericia bacterium genomic region:
- the rapZ gene encoding RNase adapter RapZ, with amino-acid sequence MIITGISGAGKTKASNFLEDMGYFCIDNLPLSLIKKFVELYKRGIGGVDKVSLTIDIREKDFTKNFPKIYKELEEEGLNPFLLFLDAGEETLVKRYKETRRKHPLFTKDGLITAIRDEKLKLKEIKDLSDVVIDTSKLKPSELKQRLIEIFKEKKETVMSITIISFGYKYGIPIDSDIIFDVRFLPNPFYINGLREVSGLDEGVKRYVLSHAATKGFLKRFKDMIFFLIPQYVKEGKTSLIISFGCTGGKHRSVVISEEVKKILEEKGYKCTLFHRDIRKE; translated from the coding sequence GTGATAATTACTGGTATCTCCGGAGCAGGGAAAACTAAAGCATCAAACTTCCTTGAGGATATGGGGTATTTTTGTATAGACAATCTCCCCTTAAGTCTTATTAAGAAGTTTGTGGAGTTATATAAAAGGGGAATTGGTGGCGTTGATAAGGTTTCTCTCACAATAGATATAAGGGAGAAGGATTTTACTAAAAATTTTCCTAAAATATATAAGGAACTTGAGGAGGAAGGTTTAAATCCATTTCTATTGTTTCTTGATGCGGGGGAGGAAACACTTGTAAAAAGATACAAGGAGACAAGGAGAAAACACCCTTTGTTTACAAAGGATGGCTTAATTACCGCAATAAGAGATGAAAAGTTGAAACTTAAAGAAATAAAGGATTTAAGTGATGTGGTTATAGATACATCAAAACTGAAGCCTTCAGAGTTAAAACAGAGGCTTATAGAGATATTTAAAGAGAAGAAGGAAACAGTGATGTCAATAACTATAATATCCTTTGGTTATAAGTATGGAATACCCATTGATTCAGATATTATATTTGATGTAAGATTTCTCCCCAACCCATTCTATATAAATGGTCTTAGAGAGGTATCTGGTCTTGATGAGGGAGTCAAGAGGTATGTGCTCTCTCATGCTGCAACAAAAGGTTTTTTAAAAAGATTTAAGGACATGATATTCTTTCTAATACCCCAATATGTGAAGGAAGGTAAGACATCGCTTATAATATCCTTTGGTTGCACAGGTGGGAAGCATAGATCTGTAGTTATATCTGAAGAGGTAAAGAAAATACTTGAAGAAAAGGGTTACAAATGTACCCTATTTCATAGGGATATAAGGAAAGAATGA